A part of Bosea sp. (in: a-proteobacteria) genomic DNA contains:
- a CDS encoding branched-chain amino acid aminotransferase: MAIIPFDDRDGVIWMDGKIIPWRDAKVHVLTHGLHYGSCVFEGERAYGGVIFKSAEHSIRFRKSAELMDFEIPYSVEELNAAKDEVVRLMGGGDQYVRPVAWRGSEMMAVSAQANTIHVAIAAWVWPSMFDIETKMKGIRLDIAEYRRPDPQCAPVHAKAAGLYMICTISKHKAEKKGYADAMMLDWQGRVAECTGANIFFIKDGAIHTPIADCFLNGLTRQTVIALARAQGMEVIERRIMPDELASFNECFIVGSAAEVTPVSEVGPYRFTPGNMSRTMVEAYAEAVRPKSNAV; encoded by the coding sequence ATGGCCATCATACCGTTTGACGACCGCGATGGCGTGATCTGGATGGATGGCAAGATCATCCCCTGGCGCGACGCCAAGGTGCATGTGCTGACCCATGGCCTGCATTACGGCTCCTGCGTGTTCGAGGGCGAGCGCGCCTATGGTGGCGTGATCTTCAAGTCCGCGGAGCACTCCATCCGCTTCCGCAAGTCGGCGGAGCTGATGGATTTCGAGATTCCCTATTCGGTCGAGGAATTGAACGCAGCCAAGGACGAGGTGGTGCGGCTGATGGGCGGCGGCGACCAGTATGTCCGCCCCGTGGCCTGGCGCGGTTCGGAAATGATGGCCGTCTCGGCGCAGGCCAACACCATCCATGTCGCCATCGCGGCCTGGGTCTGGCCCTCGATGTTCGACATCGAGACCAAGATGAAGGGCATCCGCCTCGACATCGCCGAGTATCGGCGGCCCGATCCGCAATGCGCGCCCGTCCATGCCAAGGCTGCGGGGCTGTACATGATCTGCACCATCTCCAAGCACAAGGCCGAAAAGAAGGGCTATGCCGACGCGATGATGCTGGACTGGCAGGGCCGCGTGGCGGAATGCACGGGCGCGAACATCTTCTTCATCAAGGATGGCGCCATCCACACGCCCATCGCCGACTGCTTCCTCAACGGCCTCACCCGGCAGACCGTGATCGCGCTGGCCAGGGCGCAGGGCATGGAGGTGATCGAGCGCCGGATCATGCCGGACGAGTTGGCCAGCTTCAACGAATGCTTCATCGTGGGCTCGGCGGCGGAGGTCACGCCCGTGTCGGAGGTCGGACCCTACCGCTTCACGCCGGGCAACATGAGCCGGACGATGGTGGAAGCCTATGCTGAGGCGGTGAGGCCGAAGAGCAACGCGGTCTGA
- a CDS encoding response regulator transcription factor: MSLRPRAPLADEAPHILVVDDDRRLRDLLSRFLGENGYRVSAAANAADAAARLTHLTFDALVLDVMMPGENGFDFARRLRETSRVPILMLTARANAADRVTGLELGADDYLPKPFEPRELLLRLGNILKRSPLANTDAESAGRPDFVRFGVFLYWPDRGELRRGDETVRLTEREREILSLLASRQGEPVSRDELGGGDEALANERTVDVQINRLRRKIERDPADPLLLQTVRGVGYRLVIDRG; the protein is encoded by the coding sequence ATGAGCCTGCGTCCACGCGCGCCGCTGGCCGATGAAGCGCCGCACATCCTTGTGGTCGATGATGACCGGCGTCTGCGTGACCTGCTCTCCCGCTTTCTCGGCGAGAACGGCTATCGCGTCTCGGCTGCGGCCAATGCCGCCGATGCCGCGGCGCGCCTGACCCATCTCACCTTCGACGCCCTCGTGCTCGACGTGATGATGCCCGGCGAGAACGGCTTCGACTTCGCCCGGCGTCTGCGCGAGACCTCGCGCGTGCCGATCCTGATGCTGACGGCGCGGGCCAACGCCGCCGACCGGGTGACAGGGCTCGAACTGGGCGCGGATGATTACCTGCCCAAGCCCTTCGAGCCGCGCGAACTGCTGCTGCGCCTCGGCAACATCCTCAAGCGCAGCCCCCTCGCCAACACGGATGCCGAGAGCGCAGGCCGGCCCGACTTCGTGCGGTTCGGCGTCTTCCTTTACTGGCCTGACCGGGGCGAACTGCGCCGCGGCGACGAGACCGTGCGCCTGACCGAGCGCGAGCGGGAGATCCTCTCACTGCTCGCCTCGCGCCAGGGCGAGCCCGTCTCCCGCGACGAACTGGGCGGAGGCGACGAAGCGCTGGCCAATGAGCGCACCGTGGACGTGCAGATCAACCGGCTGCGCCGCAAGATCGAGCGCGACCCCGCCGACCCGCTGCTGCTGCAGACCGTCCGCGGCGTGGGCTACCGCCTCGTCATCGACAGGGGTTGA
- a CDS encoding DUF1003 domain-containing protein, translating into MMDERIRALAHELLESGVEHLSQTQRRAIMHVAQKRHVSRNASQHYDDDMTFGQRLSDSVARWGGSWFFVSGFGLFLVGWALLNSWLLAYPERFDPYPYIFLNLILSMIAAIQAPIIMMSQNRQAAKDRIEAQLDYEVNLKAEIEIMALHDKVDEVLKRMDVASNKT; encoded by the coding sequence ATGATGGACGAACGCATTCGCGCGCTGGCGCATGAACTGCTGGAAAGCGGTGTCGAGCATCTCAGCCAGACCCAGCGCCGCGCGATCATGCATGTTGCCCAGAAGCGGCATGTCTCGCGCAATGCCAGCCAGCACTATGACGATGACATGACATTCGGCCAGCGGCTGTCGGACAGCGTCGCCAGATGGGGCGGCTCGTGGTTCTTTGTCAGCGGCTTCGGCCTGTTTCTTGTGGGCTGGGCCCTGCTCAACTCGTGGCTGCTGGCGTACCCGGAGCGCTTCGACCCTTACCCCTACATCTTCCTCAACCTGATCCTGTCGATGATCGCGGCGATCCAGGCCCCGATCATCATGATGAGCCAGAACCGGCAGGCGGCAAAGGACCGGATCGAGGCGCAGCTGGACTACGAGGTGAATCTCAAGGCCGAAATCGAGATCATGGCGCTGCATGACAAGGTGGATGAGGTGCTGAAGCGGATGGACGTTGCAAGCAACAAAACCTGA
- a CDS encoding MarR family transcriptional regulator: protein MGVPMTATALARKTGGADEPGAGAGRDAGSGVPYELIELFFFAYRDFVSDPDRLLGELAFGRAHHRVLHFVNRNPGLTIAELLDILKITKQSLNRVLKELVEKEFIEVRTGHADRRQRHLHATPAGAALAAQLAAVQGRRIHAALGAIPPHAQAVVEAYLTAMIDPAERGPVIERIRKGTR from the coding sequence ATGGGAGTCCCGATGACAGCGACCGCCCTTGCCCGAAAGACCGGCGGCGCCGACGAGCCCGGGGCGGGCGCAGGCCGCGATGCTGGCTCCGGCGTGCCCTATGAGTTGATCGAGCTGTTCTTCTTCGCCTATCGTGACTTCGTCAGCGATCCTGACAGGTTGCTGGGCGAACTTGCCTTCGGGCGCGCCCATCACCGCGTGCTGCATTTCGTTAACCGTAATCCGGGCCTTACGATCGCCGAACTGCTGGACATTCTCAAGATCACCAAGCAGAGCCTCAACCGGGTGCTCAAGGAACTGGTCGAGAAGGAATTCATCGAGGTGAGGACAGGCCATGCCGACCGCCGCCAGCGCCATCTGCACGCCACGCCGGCCGGCGCGGCGCTGGCCGCGCAGCTGGCAGCGGTTCAGGGTCGGCGCATCCACGCCGCGCTGGGCGCCATCCCCCCCCACGCCCAGGCGGTCGTCGAAGCCTATCTGACGGCCATGATCGACCCGGCCGAACGCGGCCCGGTGATCGAGCGCATCCGCAAGGGGACGCGCTGA